The Candidatus Binataceae bacterium genome has a segment encoding these proteins:
- a CDS encoding APC family permease, with product MAPGAVAPQGARTAIAMQGGKLGLLSLICVVYLVVSGGAYGTEDAVRIAGPRLTLLLCVTVPLTLSIPTALMAAELNALMPVEGGFYFWVKEALGPFPGFAEAYLTLLYTAVDMAIYPVLFSAYLAFLYPLGTAGQLVVGIALVWLAGLLNFLGVRPAGESAIALTALLLAPFAALVILGFGHLVQWRPPSGRIFGPDFAFALGGGFTIIIWNFSGWENASVIAGEIRDPRRTYQWALAIALPMVVFGYLLPLGVALSGASSGAKWVTGWYSEIGRQLGGPALGAALALGGMVSAFSIFTAALLWVSRMPFVLARESYLPRWLADIWRVTATPGKSILACCVLFTMLVPLGFVTLVILDVFFYMGALALELGALLAMRRRRPVRDGLFMIGGGRTGLYLVAALPMLTWCATFGLALSQGGIKTDFIVAVALAATTYPAYALCRRLWGGPPREESLFDPTARRAKTP from the coding sequence ATGGCCCCGGGGGCTGTCGCGCCACAAGGCGCGCGCACCGCGATCGCGATGCAGGGGGGCAAGCTCGGTCTGCTCTCGCTCATCTGCGTCGTCTACCTGGTGGTAAGCGGCGGTGCGTACGGGACCGAGGATGCGGTGCGGATCGCAGGTCCGCGTCTCACGCTGTTGCTCTGCGTGACGGTGCCGCTCACGCTCAGCATACCGACGGCGTTGATGGCGGCCGAGCTGAATGCGCTGATGCCGGTCGAGGGCGGTTTCTATTTCTGGGTCAAGGAGGCGCTCGGGCCGTTCCCGGGCTTTGCCGAGGCTTATCTGACGTTGCTCTATACGGCGGTGGACATGGCGATCTACCCGGTCCTGTTCAGCGCTTACCTGGCCTTCCTGTATCCGCTCGGCACCGCCGGCCAGCTCGTGGTCGGGATCGCGCTGGTATGGCTCGCCGGCCTGCTCAACTTCCTCGGCGTGCGGCCCGCCGGCGAGAGCGCGATCGCGCTGACGGCGCTGCTGCTGGCGCCGTTCGCGGCGCTGGTGATACTCGGCTTCGGCCACCTCGTGCAATGGCGTCCGCCGAGCGGGCGGATTTTCGGACCGGACTTCGCGTTTGCGCTCGGCGGCGGATTCACGATCATCATCTGGAATTTCAGCGGATGGGAAAACGCGAGCGTGATCGCGGGCGAAATTCGCGACCCGCGCCGCACCTACCAATGGGCACTCGCCATCGCACTGCCGATGGTAGTGTTCGGCTACCTGTTGCCGCTCGGCGTAGCCCTCTCGGGCGCGAGCAGCGGCGCCAAGTGGGTGACCGGATGGTACTCCGAAATCGGGCGGCAGCTTGGCGGCCCGGCGCTGGGCGCGGCGCTGGCGCTCGGCGGGATGGTGTCGGCGTTTTCGATCTTCACCGCCGCGCTGCTCTGGGTGTCGCGGATGCCGTTCGTGCTGGCGCGCGAGAGCTATCTGCCGCGATGGCTCGCCGATATCTGGCGCGTCACCGCGACGCCGGGCAAATCGATCCTCGCCTGCTGCGTGCTCTTCACGATGCTGGTGCCGCTCGGCTTCGTCACCCTGGTGATTCTCGACGTCTTCTTCTACATGGGCGCGCTGGCGCTTGAGTTGGGCGCGCTGCTGGCGATGCGCCGGCGGCGCCCCGTGCGCGACGGCCTGTTCATGATCGGCGGCGGGAGGACCGGACTTTATCTGGTCGCGGCGCTGCCGATGCTGACGTGGTGCGCGACCTTCGGCCTCGCCCTGAGCCAGGGCGGCATCAAGACCGACTTCATCGTCGCGGTCGCGCTCGCGGCAACGACGTATCCCGCCTACGCGCTCTGCCGCCGATTGTGGGGCGGGCCGCCGCGCGAAGAGAGCCTCTTCGACCCGACGGCGCGCCGGGCGAAGACGCCCTGA